The Streptomyces sp. NBC_00775 genome includes the window GTGCGCTCTTCTCCGGCCATCGGGGGAGCGCTTCCATGGAACGTGCGTGGGTCGGCCCGCTGTACTGGATCCAGTGGGCTGGGGGACACCGCCGCTTACATCCCCGCGGGCGGCGGACCGGTCCGGGAGGCGAACTCCGCCTCCCGGACTGTGCGTTGCCGGAGCGGTGCGCAAGGCCTGTACGGAGCGTGTGCGCTCCTGTCCGCCCGTAGCCGATTTGGCCGAAAATCGACGGTGGCCCTCGGAGGCAATTAGGGCTCCTACCACGTCAGTTGAGGGCGCGTAGGGTGTTTTGGGGGAGCGTATCGGGGGCGCATTCGCGTCGGCCCGGCGGGGGTTGGACGTCGCCCGGACGTTGCCCGGACGTCGCCCCGGGGGCTTGCCCGGAGGCGGCCTCTCGTCGGCGGCGCGGCGGCTCGACTTCGCCCGACATCGGTTGTGCGTCGGCTTCTTGGCGGCGCGGGCGCTCGCGCGGGGGCGCACTTCAGGGAGCGCAAGCCGCCGCAGGAGCCCTCCCACACGCGTCCTTCGTGGCAGCATGGTGCCGAGTTCGTACGGTGCACTGGTTGTCCACAGCCTGTGGAGGCGGCGATGCGATGGTTGGTGGGGTGGAGCAGCACCGTCGCCAGAGCGCCTGAGATCGGCTCGGCGGGCGCCACCGGAAGCGACGGCGAGACCGTGCACCCGGTGGGTTCCCAACTCCTGTGGGGCGACCCCGATCCGCTCTGGGCCGTCGGCGACTGGCGTCCCGACGAGGTGCGCGTCGTGAAGGCCGACGCGCAGAACCGTATCGCCGTACTCGGCACCTGCGGAGCCTCCGACGAGGAGCTGCGCGTCGGGCTGTTCGCCGCGCGCGGAGGGGCGATTCGGCATCTGACCAACTGGGCCGGCAGCTATACGGCGGTCGTCCAGGTGGGCCGGCGGGTGACCGTCTGCGGCGATCTCGCGGGCGCGCGGCCCGTGTTCTACACCCCCTGGGCGGGCGGCACGGCCTACGCGACCGCCGCGCTCCCCCTCGCCGACCTCATCGAGGCGAACCTGGACTTCGGGCACCTGGCGGCCCTGCTCGCCGCCCCCGACGTACCGGCCGCGGTGCACGACTCGACCCCGTACGACGGCGTGCGGCGCATCCCGCCGGGGCACACGCTCATCCTGCGCGCCGGGGCGCGCGAGATCGCCGGGTACGAGCCGGTCGCCTCCCTCGCGGTCGCGGCACCCTCGGCCGACCCCACGAGCGCCGTGGACGCTGTGCGCGACGCCCTCGTAGAGGCCGTACGCGCGCGTCTCGCCGCGCCGCGTCATGTGCCGGGCACCGATGTGGACCCCGGGCCCGTGCCCGGGATGGGGCCCGCCGAGCGGCGCGCCGCGCGCGGGATGCCGGTGCCGGGGATCGGCGCCGACCTCTCCGGAGGGCCCGCTTCGGGGACGCTGGCGCTGCTCGCCGCTGGGCTTCCGGGGGCGCCGGGGACTGTTCTGGGGCACGGCACGGGCGCCGGCGAACGACTTCTCGCGGTCACTTTCAACGACCTTGCCGTCAGCGGGCGGGAGGCCGAGCTGGAGCGGGCCGGGACGCTCGCCGCGAATCCCCGGCTGCACCATGTGGTCGTCACCGGGGGCGAAGAGGTGCTCCCCTACGCCGACTTGGAGGGCCCGCTGACGGACGAACCGGGCCCGTCACTGGTGACGGCGGCCCGGCACCGCGCGCGGCTGTCGGCCGGGAGCGCGGACCACTTCACCGGGTACGGGGCGCGGCAGGTCCTGGACGCCCATCCGGCGCGGCTCGCGGACCTGTTGATGGACCGCAAACGGCGTCACCTGGTGCGGCCCGTCGCGGCGCTGGCGAAGGCGGACGGTTCGGTGATGGTCCCCGCGCGCGTGTACGGCGCCGCGCGCAAGCTGGCCCGTACGCCGTACCGCACCGGCGTCGACGTGCTCGCCGACCGGCTGCTGCACCGGCGGTTCGAGGAGCCGGGGGGTGCCGTGGGGGCGTCGCTCGCCGCGCTCACCTGGGCCAGGCCCGGGCCCGCGGCGCGTTGGCTGACCGGTGAGGCGCTTGCTGAAGTATCGGTTCGCCTGCAGGGGGCGACGGGGCGGCCGGGGGTCGGGCCCGGGCAGCGGCCGGGCGACTTCCGCGCGCGTGCGGCGCTCGCGCGTCACGCGGCGGATCTACGCGTCCTGGAGCAGGCCGCCGAGATCCGCTTCCAGCGGCTGCACACGCCGTTCCTCGACAACCAGGTGGTACGCGCGTGCCGTGACCTTCCCGAGGCGCTGCGGGTGCAGCCGGGCGCTCGCGCGGCGATCCTCCGTACGGTGCTGGAGGGGGCCGGGGTGGCGGATCTGCCCCCCGGGTGGGGCGCACCGTCCCACGCGTCCTCGGCGGCCGCCGCACGCACCGGGTTGCGGGTGGCCGCGGATTCCCTGATCACCCTCTTCGACACACCCCTGCTCGCCCAGGCGGGCCTCGTCGAGGCCCGCGTCGTCCGCAAGGCGCTCCGCGCGGCCGCGGAGGGCGAGCCCCTGCCCCTCGACGGTCTCGCCGATCTGGTCTCCCTGGAACTCTGGCTACGCCGGTTGCTGGCCCGACGGGGAACCTGCTGGACGGGAACACCCGCCCGACAGCGCGCCGTGCCGGCCGGGATTGTGCCGCAGGGGCGGGCGTTGGGGGCGGGGGCGGTTCGAGGGTAGGTGGGTTTGGTTCGGTTCGGTTGGGTTCGGTGGCGTGGGTGGGTCGGGGCCGTGCCGGTACGTCCAGCCCGTCGCCGGTGGGCATTGCTGCTTGCTGCCACAGCATGAACTTGGCCATAACCACGTATGCGACGGGCTGGACGTACCGGCACGGCCCCTTCCGTACGTCGCCGACCGCGCGCCGTACCTGCCGGGTGAGGGTGGGTGGGGCCGTCGTGCGTCGCCGGGTGCGGGTGGGTGGGGCTCCAAGAAGGACCTGGGGGCGGGTGCGGGATCGCGGGGCGCAGCCCCGCGCCTTTGCTTTTGCCTTTAGGGGCGCGGGGAACGGCGCGCCCAGCCCGAACGGACCCGCAGTCGACAAGCAACCCTCACCCCCACCCACCCAAGGGGCGCGGGGAACGGCGCGCCCAGCCCGAACGGACCCGCAGTCGACAAGCAACCCTCACCCCCACCCACCCAAGGGGCGCGGGGAACGGCGCGCCCAGCCCGAACGGGCCTGCAGTCGACCAACAACCTCAGCCCCCACCCACCCAAGGGGCGCGAGGAACTGCGCGACCAGCC containing:
- a CDS encoding asparagine synthase-related protein — protein: MRWLVGWSSTVARAPEIGSAGATGSDGETVHPVGSQLLWGDPDPLWAVGDWRPDEVRVVKADAQNRIAVLGTCGASDEELRVGLFAARGGAIRHLTNWAGSYTAVVQVGRRVTVCGDLAGARPVFYTPWAGGTAYATAALPLADLIEANLDFGHLAALLAAPDVPAAVHDSTPYDGVRRIPPGHTLILRAGAREIAGYEPVASLAVAAPSADPTSAVDAVRDALVEAVRARLAAPRHVPGTDVDPGPVPGMGPAERRAARGMPVPGIGADLSGGPASGTLALLAAGLPGAPGTVLGHGTGAGERLLAVTFNDLAVSGREAELERAGTLAANPRLHHVVVTGGEEVLPYADLEGPLTDEPGPSLVTAARHRARLSAGSADHFTGYGARQVLDAHPARLADLLMDRKRRHLVRPVAALAKADGSVMVPARVYGAARKLARTPYRTGVDVLADRLLHRRFEEPGGAVGASLAALTWARPGPAARWLTGEALAEVSVRLQGATGRPGVGPGQRPGDFRARAALARHAADLRVLEQAAEIRFQRLHTPFLDNQVVRACRDLPEALRVQPGARAAILRTVLEGAGVADLPPGWGAPSHASSAAAARTGLRVAADSLITLFDTPLLAQAGLVEARVVRKALRAAAEGEPLPLDGLADLVSLELWLRRLLARRGTCWTGTPARQRAVPAGIVPQGRALGAGAVRG